In a single window of the Octopus sinensis linkage group LG1, ASM634580v1, whole genome shotgun sequence genome:
- the LOC115218729 gene encoding uncharacterized protein LOC115218729 isoform X1 has translation MGSVDLNDPSIIYKKSRSKWYHGIADFANVMKAFIGTNYLSVPYAFSQSGIIAGLILLLIIASLTSHCCQLIVKCKYYALDILLWKFDARHLKSSDNMDQQRLELESQLQRQLSYGDIGMIAFGRIGQGVVNFCVFLTQFGYCIGYSIFVGNTLLSFFPVVPQCVLLHVANNTQLNTSLSLKHIMGIPSNQFNRLPNHSISWNCTNVFNKSGTLIPPSVTETPKGTKKTVISHLSNHNATFPVTTSISPSISTDIITSSSHLLLPRVSFVKMAPNLYILILLQLPILILFSFVRNMRVLGIISICANASIVLGWGAIMIFLFIKFSFSDELKLISSEASIFFGLLASAFEGIGTIIPIESSMDGNRHNFPKFLNGAILIVSFILLVLGLFGYLRFGSHVNQLINLSLIHSGLGAHLLNACLIVAVICTYPLMIYPVLQMIENFVFVQETITDNETMSTNLLDSFEEDYPLPVTKPIPSSVPSWKRHGVRISVITSTIGFGILFQHHFAYLTAILGSIGGTLLLFILPCIFELSLWWKKLSVKVIIKNVFIALFGLLGSCLSLYSILRKMSRS, from the exons GCGGGCTTGATTCTACTTCTCATCATTGCTAGCCTTACCAGCCACTGTTGTCAGCTGATTGTGAAATGTAAATATTATGCTTTGGATATTCTTCTTTGGAAATTCGATGCCCGTCACTTGAAGTCATCTGATAATATGGATCAACAGCGCCTTGAGCTGGAAAGTCAACTACAGAGACAACTATCCTATGGAGACATTGGCATGATTGCTTTTGGCCGTATTGGTCAAGGTGTCGTGAACTTTTGTGTCTTTTTAACGCAGTTTGGTTACTGCATCGGCTATTCCATTTTTGTTGGTAACACACTGCTATCTTTTTTCCCTGTTGTTCCGCAATGTGTGCTTTTACATGTGGCAAACAACACTCAGCTTAACACCTCTTTAAGTTTGAAGCACATAATGGGAATTCCTTCTAACCAATTTAATCGTTTACCAAACCACAGTATATCTTGGAACTGCACTAATGTTTTTAACAAAAGTGGAACTTTAATTCCACCTTCAGTGACTGAAACCCCTAAGGGCACTAAAAAAACAGTTATCTCTCACCTCAGTAACCACAATGCCACTTTCCCAGTTACGACATCAATATCACCTTCAATATCCACAGATATAATCACTTCATCTTCACATCTTTTGCTACCACGTGTTTCCTTTGTAAAGATGGCACCCAATCTGTATATTCTCATTTTGCTTCAATTACCGATTCTCATCCTGTTCTCCTTTGTTCGAAATATGCGTGTCTTGGGAATTATAAGTATTTGTGCCAATGCATCTATTGTTCTTGGTTGGGGTGCCATCATGATTTTCCTTTTCATAA AATTTTCATTCAGTGATGAGTTGAAATTAATATCTTCAGAAGCATCGATATTTTTTGGCTTGTTAGCTAGTGCCTTTGAAGGAATTGGAACT ATTATTCCAATTGAAAGTAGTATGGATGGGAACCGCCACAATTTCCCTAAATTTCTTAACGGTGCTATACTGATAGTTAGCTTCATTCTGCTGGTGCTTGGTTTGTTTGGTTACCTACGGTTTGGCTCTCATGTTAACCAATTGATCAACCTGTCCCTTATTCATAGTGGTTTAGGTGCGCATTTGCTTAATGCCTGCCTCATTGTAGCTGTGATCTGTACATATCCTCTAATGATTTATCCTGTGTTGCAGATGATTGAAAACTTTGTCTTTGTGCAAG AAACAATAACTGACAATGAGACCATGTCCACAAATCTCCTAGATTCATTTGAAGAAGATTATCCATTACCTGTAACCAAACCAATTCCTTCATCa GTTCCTTCTTGGAAAAGACATGGTGTTAGAATCTCCGTCATTACATCAACTATTGGTTTTGGTATTCTCTTTCAACACCACTTTGCATACTTAACAGCTATTTTAg GTTCAATTGGAGGGACGCTTCTCTTGTTTATCCTGCCCTGCATCTTTGAGTTGTCTCTGTGGTGGAAAAAATTGTCTGTTAAAGTAATAATCAAGAATGTGTTTATTGCATTGTTTGGTCTTCTTGGCAGCTGTCTTAGTCTGTATTCCATCCTAAGAAAGATGAGCCGATCCTGA
- the LOC115218729 gene encoding uncharacterized protein LOC115218729 isoform X2 → MEHMMQESRSKWYHGIADFANVMKAFIGTNYLSVPYAFSQSGIIAGLILLLIIASLTSHCCQLIVKCKYYALDILLWKFDARHLKSSDNMDQQRLELESQLQRQLSYGDIGMIAFGRIGQGVVNFCVFLTQFGYCIGYSIFVGNTLLSFFPVVPQCVLLHVANNTQLNTSLSLKHIMGIPSNQFNRLPNHSISWNCTNVFNKSGTLIPPSVTETPKGTKKTVISHLSNHNATFPVTTSISPSISTDIITSSSHLLLPRVSFVKMAPNLYILILLQLPILILFSFVRNMRVLGIISICANASIVLGWGAIMIFLFIKFSFSDELKLISSEASIFFGLLASAFEGIGTIIPIESSMDGNRHNFPKFLNGAILIVSFILLVLGLFGYLRFGSHVNQLINLSLIHSGLGAHLLNACLIVAVICTYPLMIYPVLQMIENFVFVQETITDNETMSTNLLDSFEEDYPLPVTKPIPSSVPSWKRHGVRISVITSTIGFGILFQHHFAYLTAILGSIGGTLLLFILPCIFELSLWWKKLSVKVIIKNVFIALFGLLGSCLSLYSILRKMSRS, encoded by the exons GCGGGCTTGATTCTACTTCTCATCATTGCTAGCCTTACCAGCCACTGTTGTCAGCTGATTGTGAAATGTAAATATTATGCTTTGGATATTCTTCTTTGGAAATTCGATGCCCGTCACTTGAAGTCATCTGATAATATGGATCAACAGCGCCTTGAGCTGGAAAGTCAACTACAGAGACAACTATCCTATGGAGACATTGGCATGATTGCTTTTGGCCGTATTGGTCAAGGTGTCGTGAACTTTTGTGTCTTTTTAACGCAGTTTGGTTACTGCATCGGCTATTCCATTTTTGTTGGTAACACACTGCTATCTTTTTTCCCTGTTGTTCCGCAATGTGTGCTTTTACATGTGGCAAACAACACTCAGCTTAACACCTCTTTAAGTTTGAAGCACATAATGGGAATTCCTTCTAACCAATTTAATCGTTTACCAAACCACAGTATATCTTGGAACTGCACTAATGTTTTTAACAAAAGTGGAACTTTAATTCCACCTTCAGTGACTGAAACCCCTAAGGGCACTAAAAAAACAGTTATCTCTCACCTCAGTAACCACAATGCCACTTTCCCAGTTACGACATCAATATCACCTTCAATATCCACAGATATAATCACTTCATCTTCACATCTTTTGCTACCACGTGTTTCCTTTGTAAAGATGGCACCCAATCTGTATATTCTCATTTTGCTTCAATTACCGATTCTCATCCTGTTCTCCTTTGTTCGAAATATGCGTGTCTTGGGAATTATAAGTATTTGTGCCAATGCATCTATTGTTCTTGGTTGGGGTGCCATCATGATTTTCCTTTTCATAA AATTTTCATTCAGTGATGAGTTGAAATTAATATCTTCAGAAGCATCGATATTTTTTGGCTTGTTAGCTAGTGCCTTTGAAGGAATTGGAACT ATTATTCCAATTGAAAGTAGTATGGATGGGAACCGCCACAATTTCCCTAAATTTCTTAACGGTGCTATACTGATAGTTAGCTTCATTCTGCTGGTGCTTGGTTTGTTTGGTTACCTACGGTTTGGCTCTCATGTTAACCAATTGATCAACCTGTCCCTTATTCATAGTGGTTTAGGTGCGCATTTGCTTAATGCCTGCCTCATTGTAGCTGTGATCTGTACATATCCTCTAATGATTTATCCTGTGTTGCAGATGATTGAAAACTTTGTCTTTGTGCAAG AAACAATAACTGACAATGAGACCATGTCCACAAATCTCCTAGATTCATTTGAAGAAGATTATCCATTACCTGTAACCAAACCAATTCCTTCATCa GTTCCTTCTTGGAAAAGACATGGTGTTAGAATCTCCGTCATTACATCAACTATTGGTTTTGGTATTCTCTTTCAACACCACTTTGCATACTTAACAGCTATTTTAg GTTCAATTGGAGGGACGCTTCTCTTGTTTATCCTGCCCTGCATCTTTGAGTTGTCTCTGTGGTGGAAAAAATTGTCTGTTAAAGTAATAATCAAGAATGTGTTTATTGCATTGTTTGGTCTTCTTGGCAGCTGTCTTAGTCTGTATTCCATCCTAAGAAAGATGAGCCGATCCTGA
- the LOC115218729 gene encoding vacuolar amino acid transporter 4 isoform X3 — protein MKAFIGTNYLSVPYAFSQSGIIAGLILLLIIASLTSHCCQLIVKCKYYALDILLWKFDARHLKSSDNMDQQRLELESQLQRQLSYGDIGMIAFGRIGQGVVNFCVFLTQFGYCIGYSIFVGNTLLSFFPVVPQCVLLHVANNTQLNTSLSLKHIMGIPSNQFNRLPNHSISWNCTNVFNKSGTLIPPSVTETPKGTKKTVISHLSNHNATFPVTTSISPSISTDIITSSSHLLLPRVSFVKMAPNLYILILLQLPILILFSFVRNMRVLGIISICANASIVLGWGAIMIFLFIKFSFSDELKLISSEASIFFGLLASAFEGIGTIIPIESSMDGNRHNFPKFLNGAILIVSFILLVLGLFGYLRFGSHVNQLINLSLIHSGLGAHLLNACLIVAVICTYPLMIYPVLQMIENFVFVQETITDNETMSTNLLDSFEEDYPLPVTKPIPSSVPSWKRHGVRISVITSTIGFGILFQHHFAYLTAILGSIGGTLLLFILPCIFELSLWWKKLSVKVIIKNVFIALFGLLGSCLSLYSILRKMSRS, from the exons GCGGGCTTGATTCTACTTCTCATCATTGCTAGCCTTACCAGCCACTGTTGTCAGCTGATTGTGAAATGTAAATATTATGCTTTGGATATTCTTCTTTGGAAATTCGATGCCCGTCACTTGAAGTCATCTGATAATATGGATCAACAGCGCCTTGAGCTGGAAAGTCAACTACAGAGACAACTATCCTATGGAGACATTGGCATGATTGCTTTTGGCCGTATTGGTCAAGGTGTCGTGAACTTTTGTGTCTTTTTAACGCAGTTTGGTTACTGCATCGGCTATTCCATTTTTGTTGGTAACACACTGCTATCTTTTTTCCCTGTTGTTCCGCAATGTGTGCTTTTACATGTGGCAAACAACACTCAGCTTAACACCTCTTTAAGTTTGAAGCACATAATGGGAATTCCTTCTAACCAATTTAATCGTTTACCAAACCACAGTATATCTTGGAACTGCACTAATGTTTTTAACAAAAGTGGAACTTTAATTCCACCTTCAGTGACTGAAACCCCTAAGGGCACTAAAAAAACAGTTATCTCTCACCTCAGTAACCACAATGCCACTTTCCCAGTTACGACATCAATATCACCTTCAATATCCACAGATATAATCACTTCATCTTCACATCTTTTGCTACCACGTGTTTCCTTTGTAAAGATGGCACCCAATCTGTATATTCTCATTTTGCTTCAATTACCGATTCTCATCCTGTTCTCCTTTGTTCGAAATATGCGTGTCTTGGGAATTATAAGTATTTGTGCCAATGCATCTATTGTTCTTGGTTGGGGTGCCATCATGATTTTCCTTTTCATAA AATTTTCATTCAGTGATGAGTTGAAATTAATATCTTCAGAAGCATCGATATTTTTTGGCTTGTTAGCTAGTGCCTTTGAAGGAATTGGAACT ATTATTCCAATTGAAAGTAGTATGGATGGGAACCGCCACAATTTCCCTAAATTTCTTAACGGTGCTATACTGATAGTTAGCTTCATTCTGCTGGTGCTTGGTTTGTTTGGTTACCTACGGTTTGGCTCTCATGTTAACCAATTGATCAACCTGTCCCTTATTCATAGTGGTTTAGGTGCGCATTTGCTTAATGCCTGCCTCATTGTAGCTGTGATCTGTACATATCCTCTAATGATTTATCCTGTGTTGCAGATGATTGAAAACTTTGTCTTTGTGCAAG AAACAATAACTGACAATGAGACCATGTCCACAAATCTCCTAGATTCATTTGAAGAAGATTATCCATTACCTGTAACCAAACCAATTCCTTCATCa GTTCCTTCTTGGAAAAGACATGGTGTTAGAATCTCCGTCATTACATCAACTATTGGTTTTGGTATTCTCTTTCAACACCACTTTGCATACTTAACAGCTATTTTAg GTTCAATTGGAGGGACGCTTCTCTTGTTTATCCTGCCCTGCATCTTTGAGTTGTCTCTGTGGTGGAAAAAATTGTCTGTTAAAGTAATAATCAAGAATGTGTTTATTGCATTGTTTGGTCTTCTTGGCAGCTGTCTTAGTCTGTATTCCATCCTAAGAAAGATGAGCCGATCCTGA